TCCATTGGCACAAATGCCAACCTGGTTAAATGCCTTCAACCTCAATGATGCTTCTTTGATTGAGCCCCACTCATATATGTTGCGCGTCTTTGCACTGAGTGATGGCTCTAACAGCTGGCAAGTATTGCCTGGTGGACTTGCCCGTATCGCAAGCACTGATTCAGGCATAGCTTCTATGCAACGAGGCGGTAGTAGTGCAGATGTTTGGGTTCAAAGCCCACAGCCCTCCCAAGAGCAAGGGCAACAACCACAGCATCCAATGCAAACCCCAGAAAAAGTGATGCGTAAGCGCTTAGTTACCAGCCGCGCAGCTGAGAATCTCTATTGGTTTGGACGGTATACCGAGCGTAGTGAAAATATTCTGCGCTTAGCCAAGCTTTATCTTGAAAATATTAATAGTGAATACACCCCTTCCCGGTCATTATGGTCTTGGTTAGAAAACCTATGTCACCACTACGGGCTTGTGCCTGAAGGTGTACCAAGTAATTTTGACCAGAGTGATATGCGTCACCGAATTTTTGAGCGTACTTTAATTAACTCTCTCAATGCCAGCGACAGCGTCACCAGCGTGGGCTACAACCTGAACGCCATGAAACGCACTGCCTCTAATGTGAGAGAGCGACTCTCCCCGGAACAATGGAGCACCATCAATCATTGCATTGAGCAATTTCAGTCTGATTGCCATAAAGCCAATACCTTTAATGATTTTTCCGCTTCGCTCGCTATCGATGCTTTAAATGGCGCGAGTAGCTGCTTGGCGGCGATAACCGGCGCTCAAACTGACCGTATGACACGTGATGATGGCTGGCAACTACTTTCCATTGGAAGACATATTGAGAGGCTGGCCTTTCTGACAAATGCATTAGATTCAGCTATCGTTTCTGGCTTACTTAATAATCCAAATGCAGACAGCTCAGGTTATACCGCTCTACTCAATTTATTTGATAGCACGATCACCTTTCATGCACAGCACCAACAAAGTCGCGAGATAGCCCCTTTAATTAGCTTACTAGTCATGGATGATGAAAATCCACGATCACTTGCTTGGGTTAGCAAGGCGCTTAGAGCTCGCCTATCAAAGCTAGCGGGTACCGAACGCAATAATCCTGATGAGCTGACACGCAGCGTCATTAACTTGCTGGATTACGACTTGTTTTCACTATCCACAGCTGATGGATTTGGCAACCTCTCGGATCTCAGAAATTGTTTGCGCAATTGCTCGCAGTCTGCCTGGAATGTTTCTGATGAAATTAGCGCACGCTATTTCAATCTGATTCACTCTAATGAATACAGCATCCAAATGTAATGCGCCAATGATGTTGCTAGAAATTACCCACGATACCCGCTACTCTTACGATCCTGATGTAGAGATTGCGCAGCATTTTGCTCACCTCAAACCAGCAGATCTAGAAACACAACGAGTATTAAAGTCCGAAGTTCAGGTGAGCCCGAGGCCTTCTTGGAGCGAAGAAAATCGAGATAGCCATGGAAATGTTTGCACCTTCTTTTCTTTGCAGAATAGGCACAGTGAATTACTCATTACAGCCAAATCACTGATCGAGACTACAGCTACTGAATATGGCCCTAAGCCCCAGGAAACTGCACCCTGGGAGCTGGTACGAGAATATTTCCGTTATCACTCCAATACCCAATGGGATGCTGCCTCAGAATTTCTATTTACATCTCCATTCATTACTTTGAGACCAGAGTTCGCAGAATTTGCGAGGGCCAATTTCACAGCTGGTAGACCTATATTGGATGCGGCAATTGATTTGATGAAACGCATCTATAGTGAATTTCATTACGTTAGCAAAAGTACCGATATCAACACCCCTGCACTAGAGGCGCTGAATAAGCGAGAGGGGGTATGTCAGGACTTTGCACATATTTTGATTTCATCGCTCCGCAGTATCGGCATCCCCGCAAAATATATGAGCGGCTATATTCTGACCAATCCTGCACCCGGTCAAGCAAGACTGATTGGCGGAGATGCTTCGCATGCTTGGGTATCGGTTTATGTTCCTAGCATGGATGAAAGCAGTATTTTAGGTAAGGGCATTTGGTGTGATCTAGATCCAACCAATAATCGCTGGGGCTACGGAACTCCTGGGGAAGATTATGTTCACTTGGCTCAAGGAAGAGATTACTCAGATGTCTCCCCTATTCGCGGGGTGATCCATGGTGGAGCAGACCATACGTTAGAGGTAGCTGTAACGGTAATGCCTATTAACTCTTAGGCGCCCTTTTTTCCCAATAAAAAACCGCCCGAAGGCGGTTTTATTACTTGAAGAGTGCACTACTTACATCTTAGTCTGCGTAGATACCTGCAGCCTTAATGATTGGTGTCCATAAATCAATCTGTGCCTTCAGATGCTTTTTCAAACCTTCTGGAGTAGCACTTGCTTGAGATGGAATTTCAACGCCCAACTCCGCCATGTGCTGCTTGTAAAGGGGATCCTGGATAGCTCCTTGCAGCGCTTTGGCTAACTTATCCATCTCCGCTTTTGGAGTGCCCTTAGGAGCATAAACACCATGCCACACCTTCACTTCGAAGTTCTTCAAGCCCTGCTCATTGAGAGTTGGAATCTTTTCAAAGGCTTTGATGCGCTGCATGGTGGTTGTGCCGTAAGGCTTTACTGCATTAGTTGCCAACTGACCTGAAAGGTTAGTTGTTTGATCGCACATCAATTGCACTTGGCCACCGATTAAATCAGTCAAGGCAGGCGCAGTACCTTTGTATGGCACAGTGGTTAAATCCAACTGAATACGACTCATAAAAAGCAAGCCGCACAAGTGGCTAGCAGAACCTACGCCCGCATTGGCATACGCAATCTTGCCTACGTTTGCTTTCATATACGGCAGAAGTTCTTGATAGTTCTTAGGCGGCAAATTTTTATTGCCAACTAAAATCATCGGAACGTCGGCAACTTGACCAACGTATTCGTAATCAGTCATTGGATCAAAACCCAAATTCTTATACAAAGCCGGGGCTGTAGACATGCCAATATGGTGAATTAGTAATGTGTAACCATCATTTTTGGAGTTAATGACACGTTTAGCCGCAATCGTGCCACCAGCACCAGGACTGTTATCCACAATGACCTGACCTTTGAGTTGCTTACCCATTGCTAAGGCCAGCTCACGAGCCACCTTATCGGTTGGACCACCAGCTGAGAATGGGACCACTAAAGTAATCGGACGATCACCAGGAAAATCAGCCGCTTTTGCAGCAGAAATACTTACGCCTAGTGCACACAGCGAAATCGCCGCAATACGGAAAATTGATCGAGACATTTTCACGGAAATCCTTGTCATTCGTGGTTAAACATACAAAGTAATAGTTTAGAGAATTTGACACCCCAATGGGGAGAAAATCTCTAATAAATAATTATTTCTTAAGCTTGCCAAAGGCAGCTGCCATAGCACTATTCATTGGGGGCGCTTGCCTTCTATCTTCATGCGGCTTTCTGTTTTCAGGCGCTCTAGGGCGATTAGGAGCTCTTTGCTCAGGTTTGACACCCTCTCTTGGGGCTTCATCTGTTAAACGCATCGTTAGCGCGATACGTTTGCGTTTTTCATCTACCTCCAGCACTTTGACCTTTACTACCTGCCCTGCTTTCACCACGCTATGAGGATCTTTTACAAAGGTATTAGATAAAGCGGAGATATGTACCAAGCCATCTTGATGTACACCAATATCCACAAAAGCACCAAAGGCGGCAACGTTAGTCACTACGCCTTCTAAAATCATATCCGTCTTAAGATCACTAATTTTCTCGACACCATCTTTAAATGTAGCGGTAGTAAATTCTGGACGCGGATCGCGACCTGGCTTTTCTAATTCTTTAATGATGTCAGTAACAGTAGGCAAACCAAATTGGCCATCAGCATACTTTTCAGGTGAAAGCGACTTCAGCAAGCTGGCATCACCAATCACTTCTTTCACGCCTTTCTTGATGTCCTTCAGAATCTTTTCTACCAAAGGATATGATTCGGGATGAACTGCTGAAGCATCTAGTGGATCAATGCCATTCATGATGCGTAAGAAGCCGGCAGCCTGCTCATATGTTTTATCGCCGAGACGCGGCACACTTTTGAGATCTGCTCTAGATTTAAATGCTCCCTTACTATCGCGATAGGCCACTATGCCTTCAGCCACAGTAGAGCTTAAGCCGGAAACCCTTGCTAGCAATGGGGCTGAGGCCGTGTTCACATCAACGCCGACAGCATTCACACAATCCTCTACAACTGCGACTAATGATTTAGCCAACTGGGTTTGCATGACATCATGCTGGTACTGACCTACGCCAATCGATTTAGGATCAATCTTCACTAACTCAGCCAAGGGATCCTGTAAGCGACGTGCAATCGATACTGCGCCGCGAAGCGATACATCCATGCCGGGCAATTCTTTTGAGGCGTATTCAGATGCAGAGTAAACAGAAGCACCCGCTTCAGAAACAACAATCTTGGTGAGTTTGAGTTCTGGCTTAGCTTTAATCAGTTCTTGGGCTAATTTATCAGTCTCGCGAGATGCGGTACCGTTACCAATCGAGATCAAGGTGGCATTGTGCTTCTCAGCTAATTTAGCCAGGGTATGCAGTGAACCAGCCCAATCATTTTTTGGTTGATGCGGGTAAATCACTTCGGTATCCACCACTTTTCCAGTAGCATCCACTACGGCTACTTTCACACCAGTGCGCATTCCGGGGTCGAGACCGATAGTTACCCTTGGGCCAGCAGGCGCTGCCAGCAAGAGGGCTTTAAGATTGCGGGCAAATACATTAATTGCTTCGGTTTCAGAGCGCTCACGAAGCGCTGTCATCAGCTCTGACTCTAAATGCAGTGAGCACTTAATACGCCAAGTCCAGCGCACTGTATCCGCCAACCACGCATCGGCAGGTCGCCCCTCGTTTTTGATCTTGAAATGATTGGCAATCCGGTTTTCACAAGGATTGTGAGGAGAATCCCATTTTGGCTTTTCTTCTTCAGTATCTAGGCGCAGGCTCACCATTAACATCTGTTCCCGACGACCTCTAAATAAAGCTAAGGCGCGATGAGATGGAATGGCTTTAATCGGCTCAGAATAATCAAAGTAATCAGCGAACTTCTCTCCCTCTTGCTCTTTACCAGCAATCACTTTAGATTCGACTACACCATGATCTTGTAAGTACTCTCTAAGAGATTGCACCAATGCTGCATCTTCTGCAAAGCGCTCCATCAAAATTTGACGTGCACCCTCAAGTGCCGCCTTGGTATCTACTACACCAGGATTATCGGTGCCATCCACCTGAAACGATTCCTTAAGATACTTTGCAGCCTCTGTTTCAGGATCGAGCCTGGGGTTATTGAGCAGATCATTTGCCAATGGCTCTAAGCCAGCCTCTAAGGCAATTTGCGCCTTAGTCCTTCTCTTAGGTTTATACGGCAGATAAAGATCCTCTAAGCGAGTCTTATCCTCTGCCAACATGATGGCCTTCAGCAACTCTGGCGTCATCTTGCCCTGCTCCTCGATAGAAGCAACGATTGTCTTGCGTCGATCCTCTAGCTCACGAAGATAGCTAAGACGTTCCTCTAATAAACGTAACTGCGTATCATCCAAGCCACCGGTAGCTTCTTTACGGTAACGAGCGATAAATGGCACGGTGGCCCCCTCATCCATCAGAGCTATAGCAGCAGCTACTTGAGCAGGTTTAGCAGCAAGTTCTTGGGCAAGACGTTGTTCAATTGATGGCAGCATGTATATCTAGTTTTATTTATTTAACTTACAAATGGTTAATTTATAGTTTTGATTTCAATGAAGAACAAAAGCCACCCGGAGGTGACTTTTGTTGTGTAACTGGAAAGAGCTTACTCGCGAGATGCTTTCTTACGATCATGCTCTTTCAGGTGGCGCTTACGGATACGTACACTTTTCGGCGTTACTTCAACCAACTCATCATCACTAATGAATTCAACCGCATATTCCAAGGTCAAATCAATTGGTGTTACCAAGCGAACTGCTTCGTCAGTACCTGAAGAGCGAACGTTGGTTAGTTGCTTACCCTTGATTGGGTTAACAACCAAGTCATTGTCACGACTATGGATACCAATAACCATTCCCTCGTATACAGGATCACCATGGCTAACAAACATACGACCACGATCTTGTAACTTCCAAATAGCGTAGGCAACTGCTTCGCCATCGTCTTGACTAATCAATACGCCATTATGACGTTCACCCAAGATGCCATCTTTCGCTGGAGCATAAGAATCAAATGTATGACTCATCAAACCATTACCGCGAGTCATGGTCATGAAGTCACCCTGGAAGCCAATCAGACCACGCGCAGGAATGCGGTACTCAAGACGGGTGCGGCCTTTGCCATCACTCACCATATCTTGCAGCTCACCCTTACGCTTACCCAAGTCTTCCATCACAGAACCTTGAGTAGCATCCTCAACGTCCACCGTTAAGTTCTCATACGGCTCCATTTTGACGCCATTCTCTTCATGAAAGACAACGCGTGGACGGGAAACGGCCATCTCGTAGCCTTCACGACGCATAGTCTCTACCAAGATGGTGAGATGCAACTCGCCACGACCTGATACTTCAAATACGGTGTCATCATCAGTTTCTTTTACGCGCAGAGCCATATTGGCTTTTAATTCGCGGTCTAAACGCTCACGAATTTGACGGCTAGTTACAAACTTACCTTCGCGACCAGCTAATGGGCTGGTGTTCACCATGAAGTTCATGGTTAAAGTAGGTTCATCGATCTTGAGCATTGGCAATGGATCTGGCTTATCAACTGCACATACTGTTGTGCCAATAGCCAAATCTTCAATACCATTGATAAGGGCGATATCACCAGCAACTGCCTCGTCAACGATTTCTCGCTCAAGACCTTTAAATTTCAATACTTGGTTGATACGACCCTTGAATGGCGTGCCATCAGGACCATTCATGCAGACTACTTCCATGCCTGACTTAACGCGTCCCCGGCTAATACGGCCAACACCGATCTTGCCAACATAGCTGTTGTAGTCAATTGAAGAAATCTGGAATTGCAAGGGGCCTTCTGCGTCGTCATCACGCACAGGAACGTGCTTCAGAACAGCATCAAACAATGGGCGCATAGTACCTTCACGCACATCCTCTGATTCTCCCGCATAACCATTCAAGCCTGATGCATAGATCACTGGGAAATCCAACTGCTCTTCAGTGGCGCCTAGTTTGTCAAACAGTTCAAAGGTTGCGTTGATCACGTAGTCGCAACGTGCGCCTGGACGGTCAACTTTGTTAATCACAACGATTGGCTTCAAACCTAATGCCAGGGCTTTCTTGGTAACGAAGCGGGTTTGTGGCATTGGCCCCTCAACCGCATCAACCAAGAGCAATACACCGTCAACCATCGAGAGGACGCGCTCTACTTCACCACCAAAGTCCGCGTGTCCTGGAGTATCAACGATGTTGATGTGTGTGCCGTCATATTCCACCGCACAGTTCTTGGACAAAATAGTAATACCACGCTCTTTTTCCAAGTCGTTTGAGTCCATGACGCGTTCGGTCATTTTTTCATTTGAACGGAATGTGCCAGATTGGCGCAAGAGTTGGTCAACCAGAGTAGTTTTTCCGTGGTCAACGTGGGCGATGATGGCGATGTTACGAAGTGCGCGTTTAGTCATGTGAAGCTTCTTGAGTTAAAGATAAGTAAAAGGGTTATAAATAATGATTAATTAATGAGCCTGCGAAATTAAGCGTTTTGGATGCAAAACACCAGAACGCCAATCAGCAGTACCAATAAAGTTATGCGGAGCAGCAGTCGCGCGATAAATGCGTACCAATGCTTCAATAGAAGGCAGGTTCAAGGGAACACGCTGCCCCATTTCAAGACGTTTAGCTTGTTGCTCATCCACCGTTAAGTGAGGCAATGTTTGCAGTAAAGAATCAACAGGCAATATGTAGTCGGCGCTATTTTGAAGTCCACTTTGAATCGCTTCAATCGTAAAGGACTGCTCCAGATTCAGGTGCCCTACTTCGGTACGACGTAAGCCAACTAAATGGGCACCACAACCTAAAGCATTACCAATGTCTTCGGCCAGAACACGAATATATGTTCCTTTACTGCAGCTAACTTCTAAAGTAGCCTCGGGCCAAGTAATATCAGTCCAACGAATGGCATGTATGGTGATATCCCGTGGAGCGCGCTCTAACTCAACACCAGCACGAGCATATTCATACAAAGGCTTACCATCACGCTTGAGTGCGGAATACATTGGCGGCACTTGAGAAATAGGCCCCGAAAATTTTGTGAGCAAAGCATCTAATGCAGACTGTAGTTCAACTTCACTGGTAAATGCCGGTAAAGGTAATTCTTCAATAATGAGACCCTCAGCATCGCCGGTATCGGTCCGCGAGCCAAACTTTACTTGTGCGATATAGGTCTTATCAGCCTCAAGTAGATCCTGTGAATACTTGGTTGCTTCGCCTAAGCAGATGGGCAATAGACCTGTCGCCATTGGATCCAAAGTGCCGGTATGCCCAGCCTTGTCGGCATTAAAGGCACGCTTAACAGCGGTAACTGCACCCTGTGAACTCATTCCAGCAGGTTTATCTAGTAGCACTACGCCGTCGATCCGTATTGACATGAATTACTTAGTCTCGTCTTTATGATCGCTCTCTACTGCTTGATCGATCAATCGAGACATTTCAATGCCATGCTCAACCGAGCTGTCATAGTGAAAATGTAAGGTAGGAACAGTATGAATATGCAAACGCTTAAACAATAGTGAATGTAAATACCCAGCTTTTTCTTGAAGCGCCTTTAAGGCATGCTCAGGCTCAGCACCTAAAACCGTAAAGAACACTTTGGCATGGGCTAAGTCCGGTGTGAGCTCAATACTTTGCAAAGTAATCAAACCCAAACTCGGACTACGCAATTCACGAGGAATAAGTTCGGCCAGGTCTCGCTGAATTTGATCGGCGAGACGCTGGTTACGATGCGGGCTAGTTTTATGCATATTGCTTAGAGTGAACGTGCAACTTCAGTAACTTCAAACACTTCAAGCTGGTCGCCTTCTTTAATGTCGTTGTAGCCTTTTAATGACAGGCCGCACTCAACACCAGCTCGAACTTCTTTGGCATCATCTTTGAAGCGCTTGAGAGAGTCCAGCTCACCAGTCCAAACAACGACGTTGTCACGCAGGAGACGAACACTAGATGTGCGCTTGATAATTCCATCAACCACCAAGCAACCCGCAATAGCGCCAACTTTGGATACTAAGAAGACTTGACGAATCTCAACGAGACCAGTGATTTCTTCTTTCTTATCTGGGGTCAACATGCCGCTCAGAGCCAACTTCACTTCATCCACTGCGTCATAGATGATGTTGTGATAACGAATATCTACACCATTGTTCTCAGCTAACTTGCGAGCTGCCGCATCCGCACGGGAGTTGAAGCCAAAAATAACCGCCTTAGAAGCAACAGCCAAGTTCACGTCAGTTTCAGTAATGCCACCAACACCTGCATGAACAATTTGAACCTTAACCTCTGGCGTAGAAAGCTTCATCAATGACTGTGCCAAAGCCTCTTGAGAGCCTTGTACGTCAGCCTTAATGATCAGCGGTAACAATTTAGCTTCAACTGCACCTTCTTCCATGTTTTCCATCATGGTTTCAAGTTTGAATGCCTGCTGTTTCGCCAACTTCACATCACGGAACTTGCCTTGACGGAACAATGCGATTTCGCGAGCCTTACGCTCATCAGGAACCACCTGTACTGACTCACCAGCTGCAGGAACATCCCCTAAACCTTGGATTTCCACAGGAATAGATGGGCCTGCTTCATTACATGGCTTACCGTTTTCATCCAGCATGGCGCGGACGCGACCATAAGTTGAACCCGCCAACAACATATCTCCACGCTTGAGCGTGCCTGATTGAACCAATATGGTTGCTACAGGGCCCTTACCTTTATCCAAACGCGCTTCAATGACTAAACCTTGAGCCGGCGCATCCTTAGGCGCTTTCAACTCCAAGATTTCAGCCTGCAAGAGTACGTTCTCTAGCAAAGCATCAATACCTTCGCCAGTTTTTGCTGACACCGGAATGAATGGCACATCACCACCGTATTCCTCAGGAACCACTTGCTCGGCCACCAACTCAGTTTTGACGCGCTCAGAATTGGCCTCTGGCTTATCAATCTTGTTAATTGCCACAACAATTGGAACGCCACCTGCAAGCGCATGGTGAATGGCTTCTTTCGTTTGCGGCATTACACCGTCATCTGCCGCAACAACCAAGATCACAATGTCCGTTGCCTTAGCACCGCGAGCACGCATTGCCGTAAATGCTTCGTGACCCGGAGTATCTAAGAAGGTAATCATGCCGCGTGGAGTTTCCACATGGTATGCACCAATGTGCTGAGTAATACCACCAGCTTCACCGGTAGCCACTTTGGCAGCACGAATCTTATCGAGCAGGGAAGTTTTACCGTGGTCAACGTGACCCATCACCGTAACTACTGGGGGACGCGGCAACAACTCTGCATCGTGACCATCAGTACCAAGATCTAAATCTGGATCATCTAATTTCGCAGCAAAGGCCTTATGACCCATTTCTTCTACGAGAATCATGGCAGTATCTTGATCAAGCACTTGATTAATGGTGACCATTTGGCCCATACCCATCAGCAACTTAATCACTTCCGCACTCTTCACCGCCATTGCATGAGCTAACTCAGCAACAGTAATGGTTTCTGGTACGTGAACATCACGCACTATAGCTTCTGTTGGTACTTGGAAGTTGGTATCTACGTTCGCCTCAGCAATTTGACGTTGCTTCTTACGACCACCGCCTGAACGCCAACCACCAACACCACCAGAGGAATCACCGCGAGTCTTTAGGCCGCCAGGTTTCTTGGCGCCTTCTTCTTGCCAAGTGGATGATGTCTCAGAAGATTTAATAGTCTTGCCGCCAACTTTGGCAACAGCCTTCTTCTTATCATCGGCACCTTCAACTTTCGCAGGCTTGTGCAAAGTACCTTTTTTCGCTTCTTCAGCAGCAATTTCACTTGGCGCTTTAAGAACACGTGCAGGGGCACTCATCATGTCACGAATCGCCAAAGCCTCAGCTTCAGCAGCAGCACGACGAACACGAATATCAGCCAACTCTTTTTCTTTGCTGGCAGCCAAATCTTTTGCAGCTTTATCCGCCGCTGCTTTTTTCTCTGCAGCAGCTACAGCAGCATCTGGCGCCTGATCTACAGGCGCTTCTTCTTTAGCAACTACTGGAGCTATTACTTCTTTTTGACGCGCTTCTTCAGCGGCCTTCATTTCCGCTTCTTGACGAGCCAACAGCTCAGCCTGGCGTGTTGCTTCTGCCGCGCGCTTCTCTAATTCTTCTTCAGAAATAACGGGCTTAGCTGGCGCTGCTGGAGCAACTTCTTTAGCCGCTGGAACTGGAGTCTCTTCAGACGCCTTATCACCGGCCTTAACGAGCACACGCTTTTTGCGAACTTCAACCTGCACGGTACGAGTGCGTCCAGCAGAATCCGCTTGACGAATTTCTGAACTCTCACGCTTGATTAAGGTGATTTTTTTGCGCGCGCCAGTATCTGCGCTGCCATGCTCTTTTTGCAAATGCTCAAGCAGGACGGTTTTGTCCTTTTCGGTAATGCTATCGTCCTCAGAACCTTTTTCGATACCGGCCGCCTTCAACTGCTCCAAGAGGTCTGGCGCGGTACGTTTTAATTCTTTAGCGAGTACTTTTACTGTTGTTGCCATGCACTACTTCCTCTCATGAAGTAAACCAATGTTCGCGCGCTTTCATGATGAGCGTTTTCGCAGTTT
This region of Polynucleobacter sp. JS-JIR-II-50 genomic DNA includes:
- the infB gene encoding translation initiation factor IF-2, which gives rise to MATTVKVLAKELKRTAPDLLEQLKAAGIEKGSEDDSITEKDKTVLLEHLQKEHGSADTGARKKITLIKRESSEIRQADSAGRTRTVQVEVRKKRVLVKAGDKASEETPVPAAKEVAPAAPAKPVISEEELEKRAAEATRQAELLARQEAEMKAAEEARQKEVIAPVVAKEEAPVDQAPDAAVAAAEKKAAADKAAKDLAASKEKELADIRVRRAAAEAEALAIRDMMSAPARVLKAPSEIAAEEAKKGTLHKPAKVEGADDKKKAVAKVGGKTIKSSETSSTWQEEGAKKPGGLKTRGDSSGGVGGWRSGGGRKKQRQIAEANVDTNFQVPTEAIVRDVHVPETITVAELAHAMAVKSAEVIKLLMGMGQMVTINQVLDQDTAMILVEEMGHKAFAAKLDDPDLDLGTDGHDAELLPRPPVVTVMGHVDHGKTSLLDKIRAAKVATGEAGGITQHIGAYHVETPRGMITFLDTPGHEAFTAMRARGAKATDIVILVVAADDGVMPQTKEAIHHALAGGVPIVVAINKIDKPEANSERVKTELVAEQVVPEEYGGDVPFIPVSAKTGEGIDALLENVLLQAEILELKAPKDAPAQGLVIEARLDKGKGPVATILVQSGTLKRGDMLLAGSTYGRVRAMLDENGKPCNEAGPSIPVEIQGLGDVPAAGESVQVVPDERKAREIALFRQGKFRDVKLAKQQAFKLETMMENMEEGAVEAKLLPLIIKADVQGSQEALAQSLMKLSTPEVKVQIVHAGVGGITETDVNLAVASKAVIFGFNSRADAAARKLAENNGVDIRYHNIIYDAVDEVKLALSGMLTPDKKEEITGLVEIRQVFLVSKVGAIAGCLVVDGIIKRTSSVRLLRDNVVVWTGELDSLKRFKDDAKEVRAGVECGLSLKGYNDIKEGDQLEVFEVTEVARSL